The Cellulosilyticum sp. I15G10I2 genome contains the following window.
ATTACGATCGCGGCCATTGGCGTACCTTATTTTATTTATTTAATGATAAAAGAAAAATAGCCTCTAGAAAGAAAGGTGATAGCATGCAGAATCCGAGCATTGAAGTAAGTAATCTACAGGTCGCTTATGAAGATCTGCTCATTATTAATAATATGAATTTAAAAATACCAAAAGGCAAAGTCACTATGATTATTGGGGGCAATGGTTGCGGCAAATCGACTCTTTTAAAGTCTATTGCGCGCATCTTAACGCCAAAGCACGGCGAGGTCCGCATCAATGGTGCCGCCATTAAAAAGCACGCCTCCAAAGAAATCGCCAAGATGATGGCTGTGCTTCCCCAAAGCCCTGTTGTACCCGAAGGCCTTTTGGTAAAGGAACTTGTGTCCTATGGACGCTTCCCCTACCAAAGCCCTATGGGTGGCCTAAAGGCCCACGATATCGAAATGGTCAACTGGGCCATGCAGGCGACAGGTATCTATGAGTTTTGCGACCGTCCTGTACAGGCGCTTTCTGGCGGACAAAGACAAAGAGCGTGGATTGCCATGGCGCTTGCTCAAGAAACTGAGATACTTGTGCTCGATGAACCCACTACTTATCTGGATATCTCTCACCAGCTGGAGATTCTTGAACTTTTAAAGGAGCTCAACCGCACACAGAACCGAACCATTGTGATGGTGCTTCATGAACTTAATAATGCCACCAAGTTTGCAGACCATTTGATTGGGATGAAAAAGGGTGAAGTAGTCTTTGAAGGTGCCCCAATAGACGTAATTAACAAGGAAAACTTAAAAATTTTATATGGCATTGAAGCCAAGCTGCAGTTAGATGCAACCGGTACCTATCCAATATGTACCGATTGTGCATTAGCGCGCTAAGCCTTCTGCCATTCTAGCTTAGGATGAGAATATATTATGAAAAATAAAAATTATATTATATTGGTAATTGGACAGATTATCTCGTTATTCGGCAGCTCTATTCAACGTTTCAGCCTGTCACTTTACTTATTGGACGTTACAGGATCAGCCCGTATTTTTTCTGGTATTTTAGCACTGTCGATGCTGCCTTATATCGTCTGCGCCCCTATTGCTGGTGTGCTTGCAGACCGTATAAGCCGCAAACACATTATGGTGGTACTGGACTTTTTAAGCAGTGCGCTTTTATGCGTTTATGCCGTTATCTTGTTTAGCGGGCGTGACCATTACAATATAGTCGCCGGCGTCATGCTGCTCTTGTCTGTCTTTTATACACTCTATGCCCCTGCTGTTACAGCAAGTATCCCTCAGATTGTGCCAGAAAGCAGCTTGCTGCAGGCTAACGGCATTGTCCAGCAGGTAGCCTCTTTGTCTAACTTCCTAGGTCCTATCCTAGCTGGCATATGCTATAGCCTATGGGGCATCAAGGCCGTTATTATTATAAATGCCTTAAGCTTCTTCCTTTCGGCCATCTTGGAGCTGTTTCTTGATATCCCCCATACTCCGCTAGCACCCAAGGCCGAGAAGGTTTCAGTACCTCGTATGATTTACGAAGAAATGAAAGCCGGCTATTGTTATCTTAAAGAGGATAACCCCATTGTCTTTAGAATGATTATAACCTCTGGTTTATACAATTTGTTTTTAGTACCTATCTTTTCTATAGGCTCCCCATATATTATTAAGGTCATTTTAAACATGCCGGCCCAGACTTATGGTATGGCAGAAGGCGTCATTGCCCTGGGGATGATCCTCGGCGGACTCATTATCAGCCTGCGCCCAAGGCTGGTGGGGATCGAGCGGATTTATTACATACTTTTTCCTGCGTGTTTATCTCTAGTAGTGATGTCACTTTCTGTGATGCTCCCGCTAGATCAAGAGGTCTTTAGATGGGCCAGCCTCGGTCTTTTTACCTTTGGCGGTATGTCTATTATGCTGGCGCTGGGGATGGCCAATGTCATTAGTATGACCTATATCCAGCAGGCCTCCCCTTCTCATATGCTGGGCAAGATCAGTGCTTTCGCCACAGCCTTTGCGACCTGTTGCATCCCTCTTGGGCAAGCTATCTTTGGCCAACTGCTGGAGGCTTTTGGGTCCCACCTCTGGACTGTAATACTCGCCGCCGCCCTCCTAAGCTTCGGCGCCACACTGCTGGTAAGATGGAATGTAAGACAAATTAAGCCTGCTTGATTTTAAACAAGTAGGCTTAATTTAGTATTTTATAAATATATTTATGCTTATCACATCTTCTATTCATAGTGGTCCTTACTTTCCTTGAACTCATCCTTTTTAAATCTGTAGATTAAGGGCCCGCCTATTACGCACCCTGAAAAAGCTATATAACAAATACCTACAATTTTAGGCTGTAAATCCTAGTATTCCCTTAACCCAGTACCTTAGTTCTGCTCTAATAGTCTTCTTATTATACTTTAATATTAATGATTTATACTGTCTTAGCATCCGAGCCTAATGGCAATTTTACAATGAAAACACTCCCTTTCCCAAGCTCGCTTTGTACTTCAATTGTTCCTTCACATAGTTGTGTAATTTTCTTGACTAAAGTCAAACCCAATCCATTTCCAGTTAATGAGTGGGATGTGTCTCCTTGAAAGAATTTATCAAATATATGACGTATGGTTTCATCATTCATTCCGCATCCGCTATCTTCAAGCCGAAAGATTGCCTTTTGTCCGCTCCGCCATAGGCCTACTTTTATCACTCCACCCGTGTTCGTGTACTTAATGGCATTGTCAAGAAGATTAACCCAAATCTGATGGATTAGATTTTTTTCACCAAGTATTTCAATTCCATCTTCAAGTCTAATGTCAACGTGAAGATTTTTATCGCTCCACTTTGGTTCTAACATTACAATCGCAAGTCTAATTTGTTCATCTAAACAATAGATCGTTTTTTCGCTAATAATCTCTGTACTTTCTATTTTCGAAAGGTTAAGAATGTTCGTGGAAAGATGAACAAGCCGCTCTGATTCCTGCACGATTATATTCAGATATTCCTGCTTTTCCTCGTCGCTAATATCACCCACCTGCAATAGTTTGGCGAATCCACTTATCGATGTAATGGGGGTTTTGAACTCATGGGAGAAGTTTCTCACAAAGTCGCTGCGCAGGGTTTCGATACCTTTTAACTCCTTCACCATCTTATTAAAGCTCCCGGCAAGGGCATCCAATTCAAAGACAAAACTGCCGTTTACCCTAACCGAGAAATTACCCTGAGATACCTTTTCGGTGGCTTTTATCATGTCTCGGATTGGCTTAACAGAGCGCTGACTTAATAATGTTGCTATCACCACTCCCAAAAAAATACTGATATATACCATTATGGAGATTGCTCGGATTGGACTTGAGGTACCTTCTAAGTCCATGATTCCTAATTTGATTAGCAAATAAGCAATCAAGCCCGCTGATAAAATGGCCAAGAGCATAACGATAAAAACCAGGGTCACCAAGGAAACCGCAAGACTAATTTTCGGTGGGAGTCTCTTTTTTATTTGCTTCATACGCACCTCACAATTTTATACCCCAAGCCACGCACAGTAACAATTTCAAAATCGGGGTTATCTCTCAATTTATCCCGCAATCTGTTTATATGAACATTCAAGGTATGCTCGTCTGTCTCAGTCTCCAATCCCCAAAATTCATCCATTAGTTGATTGCGGGTGAAAATCATATTGGGATAACTCATAAGCTTAAAAAGAAGTTGAAATTCTTTCTTTGGCAAAGCATGTTGTTCACTTTTCCATGAAACAGTAAGAGTTTTGTAATCCGCTGTGGTTTCACCCATGACAACTCTGTGTTCGCTGGCAATTTGTGCTCGACGTAAAAGCGCC
Protein-coding sequences here:
- a CDS encoding ABC transporter ATP-binding protein, with translation MQNPSIEVSNLQVAYEDLLIINNMNLKIPKGKVTMIIGGNGCGKSTLLKSIARILTPKHGEVRINGAAIKKHASKEIAKMMAVLPQSPVVPEGLLVKELVSYGRFPYQSPMGGLKAHDIEMVNWAMQATGIYEFCDRPVQALSGGQRQRAWIAMALAQETEILVLDEPTTYLDISHQLEILELLKELNRTQNRTIVMVLHELNNATKFADHLIGMKKGEVVFEGAPIDVINKENLKILYGIEAKLQLDATGTYPICTDCALAR
- a CDS encoding MFS transporter produces the protein MKNKNYIILVIGQIISLFGSSIQRFSLSLYLLDVTGSARIFSGILALSMLPYIVCAPIAGVLADRISRKHIMVVLDFLSSALLCVYAVILFSGRDHYNIVAGVMLLLSVFYTLYAPAVTASIPQIVPESSLLQANGIVQQVASLSNFLGPILAGICYSLWGIKAVIIINALSFFLSAILELFLDIPHTPLAPKAEKVSVPRMIYEEMKAGYCYLKEDNPIVFRMIITSGLYNLFLVPIFSIGSPYIIKVILNMPAQTYGMAEGVIALGMILGGLIISLRPRLVGIERIYYILFPACLSLVVMSLSVMLPLDQEVFRWASLGLFTFGGMSIMLALGMANVISMTYIQQASPSHMLGKISAFATAFATCCIPLGQAIFGQLLEAFGSHLWTVILAAALLSFGATLLVRWNVRQIKPA
- a CDS encoding sensor histidine kinase, producing MKQIKKRLPPKISLAVSLVTLVFIVMLLAILSAGLIAYLLIKLGIMDLEGTSSPIRAISIMVYISIFLGVVIATLLSQRSVKPIRDMIKATEKVSQGNFSVRVNGSFVFELDALAGSFNKMVKELKGIETLRSDFVRNFSHEFKTPITSISGFAKLLQVGDISDEEKQEYLNIIVQESERLVHLSTNILNLSKIESTEIISEKTIYCLDEQIRLAIVMLEPKWSDKNLHVDIRLEDGIEILGEKNLIHQIWVNLLDNAIKYTNTGGVIKVGLWRSGQKAIFRLEDSGCGMNDETIRHIFDKFFQGDTSHSLTGNGLGLTLVKKITQLCEGTIEVQSELGKGSVFIVKLPLGSDAKTV